One window from the genome of Hoplias malabaricus isolate fHopMal1 chromosome 18, fHopMal1.hap1, whole genome shotgun sequence encodes:
- the paxbp1 gene encoding PAX3- and PAX7-binding protein 1, which yields MFKKAKRCNFRRRNDSEDEEREDLQVEPLQNVEQPQQQPVLSGPSTAEPASHSGDSNAANSHGNGAIKTAKDKKNRKENKEEPKVSLLSFNDDEEDTEIFRIKKSNHSKKIVKQLKKEYREEKSIPVIPEPSTRLDVIKDETADSRGSSEQGEGEMEVDSNDEQEDENDSKSSGGAFSQTLSALSSLRPGEIPDAAFIHAARKRRQMARELGGDAPLVEAEVANKRLVHEDEQGGSDEDEEKRIVFSGVKQKSQRQKIAEEIGIEGSDDEALDTEGNDEEVSRWEQEQIRKGISIPQVQTSQPEDANMYYQAGYETQPYGVSYSMPYGYAAVGADNTKPIKSESSVPYPIPSSSLTPISTSLVKKRLTDRLSSMRQGRDASARRYEQIQEELQASNSSILQLEDSSQHTAEQYKFLQEMRGYVRDLLECFSEKVPAILELEAAMHQLLRQRAVRRVQRRQDDIKDESAEFSSLSSKAVMAPNLDPFGRDRAAYQELSKQRRVAEREARRTRRRQAREQSGKRAEHKEGLSSDDEETSTDITSFNLERDRILKESKKVFEDVIEDFHSLDCIKTRFEVWRKYYFTCYRDAYIGLCLPKLFNPLIRLQLIPWSPLEDECPNFEYMLWFESLLFYGCEELTSTSQEDIDTGLLPAIVERVVLPKLAVLADQVWDPLSCKETCRLVTFMRRLIRGYPTILHGENRNTQELLRTIVMRVRRSLDEDVFMPLFPKTVMENKNSGPYLFSQRQFWSCVKLLGNILQWDGVLSLNTLKELAIDSTLNRYILSALQMADAGEDSMEKCQRVVECFPVHWFSSLKGQQTLPQLENLCRYMKHLASSLYRSSLTASDVDKRNAREHIKEVVRLLGRLNALDHVIAVASEHGIKDIKTLLESK from the exons ATGTTTAAGAAGGCGAAGAGGTGTAACTTTAGACGGCGGAATGATTCAGAAGACGAAGAGAGAGAGGACCTGCAGGTAGAGCCTCTCCAGAACGTGGAGCAGCCGCAGCAACAGCCGGTGCTTAGCGGGCCTTCGACTGCTGAGCCCGCCTCTCACTCTGGGGATAGTAACGCCGCCAACAGCCATGGAAACGGAGCCATAAAAACCGCCAAAGATAAGAAAAATAGGAAAGAGAACAAAGAAGAGCCCAAAGTCAGTCTTCTTAGCTTCAACGACGACGAAG AGGACACTGAAATTTTCAGAATAAAGAAGTCCAACCACAGTAAGAAGATTGTCAAGCAGCTCAAGAAGGAgtacagagaggaaaaaagTATCCCCGTGATTCCAGAACCAAGCACGCGGCTTGATG TTATTAAAGATGAAACGGCAGACAGCAGAGGTAGCAGTGAGCAAGGTGAAGGTGAGATGGAGGTGGACAGTAACGATGAACAAGAGGATGAGAATGATTCCAAGTCAAGTGGTGGAGCCTTTTCTCAGACTTTATCTGCTCTTAGTTCCCTCAGACCAG GTGAGATCCCAGATGCAGCTTTCATTCATGCTGCCCGTAAACGACGGCAGATGGCCCGTGAGCTTGGAGGTGATGCTCCATTGGTGGAGGCAGAGGTTGCAAATAAACGCCTGGTCCATGAGGACGAGCAGGGTGgcagtgatgaagatgaagagaagAGAATTGTTTTTAGTGGCGTCAAACAGAAAAGCCAACGGCAGAAAATAGCAGAAGAGATTG GTATTGAAGGCAGTGATGATGAGGCTCTGGATACTGAAGGTAATGATGAGGAAGTTAGTCGCTGGGAGCAAGAGCAGATCAGGAAGGGCATTAGCATTCCACAG GTCCAAACCAGTCAACCAGAAGATGCAAACATGTACTACCAAGCTGGATATGAGACCCAGCCATATGGAGTGTCATATAGCATGCCTTATGGATATGCTGCTGTTGGGGCAGACAACACCAAACCTATAAAATCTGAGAGCTCAGTACCCTACCCCATCCCCAGCAGCAGCCTCACCCCCATTTCAACATCTCTGGTAAAGAAACGGCTCACAGACAG GCTGAGCTCCATGCGCCAGGGCCGTGATGCTAGTGCCCGGCGCTATGAGCAGATCCAGGAGGAACTGCAAGCCTCCAACAGCAGTATCCTGCAGCTGGAGGACTCCTCGCAGCACACGGCTGAGCAGTACAAATTTTTGCAAGAAATGCGAGGGTATGTCCGAGACTTGCTTGAGTGTTTCAGTGAAAAG GTGCCTGCTATTCTGGAGCTGGAGGCTGCTATGCACCAGTTACTAAGGCAACGGGCGGTACGGCGTGTCCAGAGAAGACAGGATGATATTAAAGATGAATCGGCGGAGTTTTCAAGCCTTTCAA GCAAGGCTGTTATGGCCCCTAATTTGGACCCTTTTGGCAGAGATCGTGCCGCATATCAGGAACTTAGCAAACAACGGAGGGTAGCAGAGCGTGAAGCCAGGAG GACACGCCGCAGACAGGCTCGAGAACAGAGCGGGAAAAGAGCTGAACATAAAGAGGGGCTATCCAGCGATGATGAAGAGACCTCCACGGACATAACGAGCTTCAACCTAGAGAGAG ATCGTATTTTGAAAGAATCAAAGAAGGTCTTTGAAGATGTTATAGAAGATTTCCATTCTTTGGACTGCATCAAGACTCGATTTGAAGTGTGGcgaaaatattactttacatgTTACAGAGACGCTTACATCGGCTTGTGTTTGCCTAAGCTCTTCAATCCCCTGATCCGGCTGCAACTCATCCCATGGTCCCCTCTGGAG GATGAATGCCCAAACTTTGAGTACATGTTATGGTTTGAGTCTCTGCTGTTCTATGGTTGTGAGGAACTGACTAGTACAAGTCAAGAGGACATTGACACTGGCCTGTTGCCTGCCATTGTTGAGCGAGTAGTCCTTCCTAAACTGGCAG TGCTTGCAGATCAGGTGTGGGACCCACTATCATGTAAAGAAACATGCAGGCTTGTAACCTTCATGAGACGATTGATAAGAGGCTACCCAACTATACTGCATGGGGAGAACCGCAACACCCAG GAGTTGTTGAGGACCATCGTCATGCGAGTACGCCGCTCATTGGATGAAGATGTCTTCATGCCCCTGTTTCCAAAAAC TGTGATGGAAAACAAAAATTCTGGTCCATATTTATTTTCCCAGAGACAGTTCTGGTCATGTGTGAAG CTATTGGGGAACATACTGCAGTGGGATGGCGTCCTGTCTCTAAATACTCTGAAGGAGCTTGCTATTGACAGTACCCTAAACCGCTACATTCTTTCAGCACTACAGATGGCAGATGCTGGGGAAGACAGTATGGAGAAATGTCAGCGG GTGGTGGAATGTTTCCCCGTGCACTGGTTCAGCAGTCTGAAGGGCCAGCAGACTCTGCCGCAGCTGGAGAACTTGTGCCGGTATATGAAGCACCTAGCCAGCTCACTTTACCGCTCTAGTCTCACAGCCTCTGATGTGGACAAAAGGAATGCCAG GGAGCACATTAAGGAGGTGGTGAGGCTTCTAGGACGACTCAACGCTCTCGATCATGTAATAGCTGTTGCATCAGAGCATGGAATTAAAGACATTAAGACACTGCTGGAGAGTAAATGA